In Populus nigra chromosome 10, ddPopNigr1.1, whole genome shotgun sequence, the following proteins share a genomic window:
- the LOC133704953 gene encoding metal tolerance protein 10-like, whose translation MASRQSSPRTDSLDYRTELLSPAATGENVSTMTREPSWQLSMDKFQLPERRMDNHFGFGYFLKTLRRQKRISEYYRRQEKLVEGFHEVDSFIELGILPGSLSEDEMKQLARNERGAIYASNVANLVLFLAKVYASIESRSLAVIASTLDSFLDLLSGFILWFTAHTMRKPNQFQYPIGKQRMQPVGIVIFASVMATLGLQILFESGRELITRTQPERDPDKEKWMIGIMVSATVVKFVLTVYCRRFSNEIVRAYAQDHFFDVITNSIGLGTAVLAIKFYWWIDPIGAIVIALYTMGNWAKTVVENVWSLIGRTAPPDYLAKLTYLIWNHHKDIKHIETVRAYTFGCQYFVEVHIVLPQDMSLDQAHNIGETLEEKLEQLPEVERAFVHVDFDTTHHLEHKSKRP comes from the exons ATGGCGAGCAGACAGAGCAGTCCTCGAACAGATTCGTTAGACTATCGAACGGAGCTTCTATCACCTGCTGCGACAGGAGAGAATGTGAGCACGATGACAAGGGAGCCGTCTTGGCAACTTAGTATGGATAAGTTCCAGTTGCCAGAGAGGCGGATGGATAATCATTTTGGCTTTggatattttcttaaaacacTAA GGAGACAAAAGAGAATTTCAGAATACTACAGAAGGCAGGAAAAGCTTGTCGAGGGATTCCATGAGGTGGACTCGTTCATTGAGTTGGGCATTTTGCCTGGAAGTTTAAGCGAG GATGAAATGAAACAGCTTGCAAGAAATGAGAGAGGGGCAATATATGCATCAAATGTAGCCAACTTGGTGCTTTTCCTGGCAAAAGTGTATGCTTCCATTGAGAGCAGATCATTGGCAGTGATAGCTTCAACTTTGGACTCATTCTTGGATTTATTGTCAGGGTTTATTTTGTGGTTTACTGCTCATACTATGAGAAAAccaaatcaatttcaatatcCTATTGGCAAGCAAAGAATGCAACCTGTG GGAATAGTTATTTTTGCATCAGTGATGGCAACTCTTGGATTACAGATATTATTCGAGTCAGGAAGAGAACTTATTACAAGG ACTCAGCCAGAAAGAGATCCTGACAAAGAAAAATGGATGATTGGCATTATGGTCTCTGCCACAGTGGTAAAATTTGTTCTCACGGTATATTGCCGCAGATTCAGCAATGAGATTGTTAGGGCATATGCTCAAGATCACTTCTTCGATGTCATTACAAATTCAATTGGTCTAGGGACAGCAGTGTTAGCTATCAAGTTTTACTGGTGGATTGATCCTATTGGAGCCATCGTT ATAGCTTTATATACGATGGGCAATTGGGCGAAGACAGTCGTGGAGAATGTTTGGTCATTAATAGGGAGGACAGCTCCTCCAGACTATTTAGCTAAGCTGACGTATCTAATCTGGAACCATCACAAGGATATTAAGCACATTGAAACTGTTAGAGCATACACATTTGGTTGTCAATACTTTGTGGAGGTTCATATAGTCTTACCACAGGATATGTCTCTTGATCAAGCACATAATATTGGGGAGACACTAGAAGAGAAGCTGGAACAACTTCCTGAAGTAGAAAGAGCTTTTGTCCATGTGGATTTTGATACCACTCATCATCTGGAGCACAAGTCCAAACGTCCATGA
- the LOC133704782 gene encoding uncharacterized protein LOC133704782 isoform X1, which yields MAAYEDLPPSMIKKLAKELKNLESPPEGIIGVNDYDFSVSEAGIEVPAVTAYKNNVSRMKQLLSHDFRRPPPKGGSSDQESNGSETKRSSVSSGSRSRIHKEFLSRFVDSQTLTARLEDWFELISEQSGKKKSAFDVPFELIELQKFDYALEGVSFQQLVRMPNAVYASTSDAAEATAYLAIEDFLHASVKGLWEAFWSQDDPIPFSVACLYNENLKFYQAEKAIGNGKLSGLCATGVLLNNPRHPHGMWDHVLELALLRPHIRSVAAGSDQKLSLSVLGEALFYALRMLLSRSLSKLNFSESPNCAYVLLVDSQYGGVVKVEGDVDKLEFDVYNVYDCSVDWIKKHCKVSVSPIDRIWNKLGNANWGDIGALQVLFATFHCIVQYAGMPKHSIEDLAADHGSRLQTRRVARQLGDSRVNGNGLFQFQQQSASPEIVEVPDESIKIKSEEFIMKLDVGSVLWLEDSDQQKGYQINDVVHNNELRYYIASPVKDPGKSLFLYVGSHPSQLEPAWEDMDLWFQVQRQTKILTVMRQKGLSSKYLPQLSASGRIVHPGRCQKPSSGGNCDHPWCGTPILVTNPVGETVADMVNAGRFGLDEAIRCCHDCLSALSTTSSADIRHGDIRPENIICVRSGVRHPYFVLVGWGHAILEDRDRPAMNLHFSSTYALQERKLCSASDAESLVYVLYFACGGALPDLDSVEGALQWRETSWSRRLIQLKLGEVSTVLKAFADYVDSLCGTPYPIDYDIWLRRLRRNIHDDDHGKQAGTSG from the exons ATG GCAGCATATGAAGATCTGCCACCCAGCATGATAAAGAAACTAGCAAAGGAATTGAAGAATCTTGAATCCCCGCCCGAGGGCATTATAGGGGTAAATGATTATGATTTTTCAGTCTCAGAAGCTGGTATTGAAGTCCCAG CTGTAActgcatataaaaataatgtttctcGCATGAAGCAGCTATTGTCTCATGACTTTAGACGCCCTCCTCCAAAAG GTGGATCATCAGACCAAGAATCGAATGGGTCTGAGACAAAAAGATCTAGTGTATCATCTGGCAGTAGGTCTCGCATCCACAAAGAGTTTCTTTCTAGGTTTGTGGACAGTCAAACTCTGACAGCCAGACTTGAAGACTGGTTTGAATTGATATCAGAACAGTCTGGGAAAAAAAAGTCTGCGTTTGATGTTCCATTTGAGTTGATAGAACTTCAAAAGTTTGATTATGCATTGGAAGGGGTGTCATTTCAGCAGCTGGTTCGAATGCCCAATGCTGTCTATGCTTCAACGTCTGATGCTGCAGAAGCAACTGCTTATCTTGCCATTGAAGACTTTCTACATGCAAGTGTGAAGGGCTTGTGGGAGGCATTTTGGAGTCAGGATGATCCCATTCCTTTCTCAGTTGCTTGTCTATACAATGAAAACTTGAAATTCTACCAGGCTGAGAAAGCAATAGGTAATGGAAAGCTCAGTGGTCTTTGTGCCACTGGTGTATTACTTAACAACCCTAGACATCCACATGGAATGTGGGACCATGTTCTTGAACTGGCCCTTCTAAGGCCTCATATTAGAAGTGTTGCTGCAGGAAGTGACCAGAAACTCTCTTTATCTGTTCTGGGTGAGGCTCTCTTCTATGCTTTACGCATGCTGCTATCAAGAAGCTTGagcaaattgaatttttctgagAGTCCTAATTGTGCCTATGTTCTTCTTGTTGATTCTCAATATGGAGGGGTTGTAAAAGTTGAAGGAGATGTAGATAAATTGGAGTTTGATGTGTATAATGTTTATGACTGTTCTGtggattggataaaaaaacattgtaaagTCTCAGTCTCTCCTATTGATAGGATCTGGAACAAACTTGGAAATGCCAACTGGGGAGACATTGGTGCTCTACAGGTACTTTTTGCTACTTTCCATTGTATTGTACAGTATGCAGGGATGCCGAAGCACTCAATTGAAGATTTAGCAGCTGATCATGGTTCTCGCCTCCAAACAAGAAGAGTGGCAAGGCAGTTAGGGGATTCCAGAGTTAATGGCAACGGACTATTTCAGTTTCAGCAACAGAGTGCTTCTCCTGAAATCGTTGAAGTTCCAGATGAATCCATAAAAATAAAGTCTGAAGAGTTTATAATGAAGCTGGATGTAGGATCTGTACTGTGGTTGGAGGACTCAGACCAGCAAAAAGGTTATCAGATCAATGATGTCGTGCACAATAATGAACTGCGGTATTACATTGCATCGCCTGTTAAAGATCCTGGTAAATCTTTGTTTCTTTATGTTGGTTCTCATCCTTCTCAACTGGAACCGGCATGGGAAGATATGGATTTGTGGTTTCAAGTCCAAAGGCAAACTAAAATATTGACTGTTATGAGACAGAAAGGTTTATCTAGTAAATATCTACCACAGTTGAGTGCTTCTGGCAGGATTGTTCACCCTGGACGGTGTCAAAAACCCAGCTCAGGTGGGAACTGTGATCACCCATGGTGTGGTACCCCTATTCTTGTTACCAATCCTGTTGGCGAGACAGTTGCTGATATGGTAAATGCTGGCAGATTTGGTTTGGATGAGGCTATCAGGTGTTGTCATGATTGTTTATCTGCACTTTCTACTACTTCTTCTGCTGACATTCGGCATGGAGACATTCGGCCAGAGAACATAATTTGTGTGAGGTCTGGTGTGAGGCATCcttattttgttcttgttggTTGGGGTCATGCAATTCTTGAAGACAGGGATCGTCCTGCGATGAATCTCCATTTTTCATCTACCTATGCGCTTCAAGAGAGAAAATTGTGCTCAGCTTCAGATGCAGAGAGCCTGGTATATGTGCTCTACTTTGCCTGTGGTGGAGCTTTGCCTGATTTAGATTCGGTTGAGGGGGCATTGCAATGGAGAGAGACCTCATGGTCAAGAAGATTGATTCAGCTGAAGCTTGGTGAGGTATCAACTGTGTTAAAAGCATTTGCTGATTATGTAGACAGTCTATGTGGGACACCATATCCTATAGATTATGATATATGGCTAAGAAGGTTAAGGAGAAATATTCATGATGATGACCATGGAAAGCAAGCCGGCACATCTGGTTAG
- the LOC133704782 gene encoding uncharacterized protein LOC133704782 isoform X2, producing the protein MIKKLAKELKNLESPPEGIIGVNDYDFSVSEAGIEVPAVTAYKNNVSRMKQLLSHDFRRPPPKGGSSDQESNGSETKRSSVSSGSRSRIHKEFLSRFVDSQTLTARLEDWFELISEQSGKKKSAFDVPFELIELQKFDYALEGVSFQQLVRMPNAVYASTSDAAEATAYLAIEDFLHASVKGLWEAFWSQDDPIPFSVACLYNENLKFYQAEKAIGNGKLSGLCATGVLLNNPRHPHGMWDHVLELALLRPHIRSVAAGSDQKLSLSVLGEALFYALRMLLSRSLSKLNFSESPNCAYVLLVDSQYGGVVKVEGDVDKLEFDVYNVYDCSVDWIKKHCKVSVSPIDRIWNKLGNANWGDIGALQVLFATFHCIVQYAGMPKHSIEDLAADHGSRLQTRRVARQLGDSRVNGNGLFQFQQQSASPEIVEVPDESIKIKSEEFIMKLDVGSVLWLEDSDQQKGYQINDVVHNNELRYYIASPVKDPGKSLFLYVGSHPSQLEPAWEDMDLWFQVQRQTKILTVMRQKGLSSKYLPQLSASGRIVHPGRCQKPSSGGNCDHPWCGTPILVTNPVGETVADMVNAGRFGLDEAIRCCHDCLSALSTTSSADIRHGDIRPENIICVRSGVRHPYFVLVGWGHAILEDRDRPAMNLHFSSTYALQERKLCSASDAESLVYVLYFACGGALPDLDSVEGALQWRETSWSRRLIQLKLGEVSTVLKAFADYVDSLCGTPYPIDYDIWLRRLRRNIHDDDHGKQAGTSG; encoded by the exons ATGATAAAGAAACTAGCAAAGGAATTGAAGAATCTTGAATCCCCGCCCGAGGGCATTATAGGGGTAAATGATTATGATTTTTCAGTCTCAGAAGCTGGTATTGAAGTCCCAG CTGTAActgcatataaaaataatgtttctcGCATGAAGCAGCTATTGTCTCATGACTTTAGACGCCCTCCTCCAAAAG GTGGATCATCAGACCAAGAATCGAATGGGTCTGAGACAAAAAGATCTAGTGTATCATCTGGCAGTAGGTCTCGCATCCACAAAGAGTTTCTTTCTAGGTTTGTGGACAGTCAAACTCTGACAGCCAGACTTGAAGACTGGTTTGAATTGATATCAGAACAGTCTGGGAAAAAAAAGTCTGCGTTTGATGTTCCATTTGAGTTGATAGAACTTCAAAAGTTTGATTATGCATTGGAAGGGGTGTCATTTCAGCAGCTGGTTCGAATGCCCAATGCTGTCTATGCTTCAACGTCTGATGCTGCAGAAGCAACTGCTTATCTTGCCATTGAAGACTTTCTACATGCAAGTGTGAAGGGCTTGTGGGAGGCATTTTGGAGTCAGGATGATCCCATTCCTTTCTCAGTTGCTTGTCTATACAATGAAAACTTGAAATTCTACCAGGCTGAGAAAGCAATAGGTAATGGAAAGCTCAGTGGTCTTTGTGCCACTGGTGTATTACTTAACAACCCTAGACATCCACATGGAATGTGGGACCATGTTCTTGAACTGGCCCTTCTAAGGCCTCATATTAGAAGTGTTGCTGCAGGAAGTGACCAGAAACTCTCTTTATCTGTTCTGGGTGAGGCTCTCTTCTATGCTTTACGCATGCTGCTATCAAGAAGCTTGagcaaattgaatttttctgagAGTCCTAATTGTGCCTATGTTCTTCTTGTTGATTCTCAATATGGAGGGGTTGTAAAAGTTGAAGGAGATGTAGATAAATTGGAGTTTGATGTGTATAATGTTTATGACTGTTCTGtggattggataaaaaaacattgtaaagTCTCAGTCTCTCCTATTGATAGGATCTGGAACAAACTTGGAAATGCCAACTGGGGAGACATTGGTGCTCTACAGGTACTTTTTGCTACTTTCCATTGTATTGTACAGTATGCAGGGATGCCGAAGCACTCAATTGAAGATTTAGCAGCTGATCATGGTTCTCGCCTCCAAACAAGAAGAGTGGCAAGGCAGTTAGGGGATTCCAGAGTTAATGGCAACGGACTATTTCAGTTTCAGCAACAGAGTGCTTCTCCTGAAATCGTTGAAGTTCCAGATGAATCCATAAAAATAAAGTCTGAAGAGTTTATAATGAAGCTGGATGTAGGATCTGTACTGTGGTTGGAGGACTCAGACCAGCAAAAAGGTTATCAGATCAATGATGTCGTGCACAATAATGAACTGCGGTATTACATTGCATCGCCTGTTAAAGATCCTGGTAAATCTTTGTTTCTTTATGTTGGTTCTCATCCTTCTCAACTGGAACCGGCATGGGAAGATATGGATTTGTGGTTTCAAGTCCAAAGGCAAACTAAAATATTGACTGTTATGAGACAGAAAGGTTTATCTAGTAAATATCTACCACAGTTGAGTGCTTCTGGCAGGATTGTTCACCCTGGACGGTGTCAAAAACCCAGCTCAGGTGGGAACTGTGATCACCCATGGTGTGGTACCCCTATTCTTGTTACCAATCCTGTTGGCGAGACAGTTGCTGATATGGTAAATGCTGGCAGATTTGGTTTGGATGAGGCTATCAGGTGTTGTCATGATTGTTTATCTGCACTTTCTACTACTTCTTCTGCTGACATTCGGCATGGAGACATTCGGCCAGAGAACATAATTTGTGTGAGGTCTGGTGTGAGGCATCcttattttgttcttgttggTTGGGGTCATGCAATTCTTGAAGACAGGGATCGTCCTGCGATGAATCTCCATTTTTCATCTACCTATGCGCTTCAAGAGAGAAAATTGTGCTCAGCTTCAGATGCAGAGAGCCTGGTATATGTGCTCTACTTTGCCTGTGGTGGAGCTTTGCCTGATTTAGATTCGGTTGAGGGGGCATTGCAATGGAGAGAGACCTCATGGTCAAGAAGATTGATTCAGCTGAAGCTTGGTGAGGTATCAACTGTGTTAAAAGCATTTGCTGATTATGTAGACAGTCTATGTGGGACACCATATCCTATAGATTATGATATATGGCTAAGAAGGTTAAGGAGAAATATTCATGATGATGACCATGGAAAGCAAGCCGGCACATCTGGTTAG
- the LOC133704782 gene encoding uncharacterized protein LOC133704782 isoform X3: MKQLLSHDFRRPPPKGGSSDQESNGSETKRSSVSSGSRSRIHKEFLSRFVDSQTLTARLEDWFELISEQSGKKKSAFDVPFELIELQKFDYALEGVSFQQLVRMPNAVYASTSDAAEATAYLAIEDFLHASVKGLWEAFWSQDDPIPFSVACLYNENLKFYQAEKAIGNGKLSGLCATGVLLNNPRHPHGMWDHVLELALLRPHIRSVAAGSDQKLSLSVLGEALFYALRMLLSRSLSKLNFSESPNCAYVLLVDSQYGGVVKVEGDVDKLEFDVYNVYDCSVDWIKKHCKVSVSPIDRIWNKLGNANWGDIGALQVLFATFHCIVQYAGMPKHSIEDLAADHGSRLQTRRVARQLGDSRVNGNGLFQFQQQSASPEIVEVPDESIKIKSEEFIMKLDVGSVLWLEDSDQQKGYQINDVVHNNELRYYIASPVKDPGKSLFLYVGSHPSQLEPAWEDMDLWFQVQRQTKILTVMRQKGLSSKYLPQLSASGRIVHPGRCQKPSSGGNCDHPWCGTPILVTNPVGETVADMVNAGRFGLDEAIRCCHDCLSALSTTSSADIRHGDIRPENIICVRSGVRHPYFVLVGWGHAILEDRDRPAMNLHFSSTYALQERKLCSASDAESLVYVLYFACGGALPDLDSVEGALQWRETSWSRRLIQLKLGEVSTVLKAFADYVDSLCGTPYPIDYDIWLRRLRRNIHDDDHGKQAGTSG; encoded by the exons ATGAAGCAGCTATTGTCTCATGACTTTAGACGCCCTCCTCCAAAAG GTGGATCATCAGACCAAGAATCGAATGGGTCTGAGACAAAAAGATCTAGTGTATCATCTGGCAGTAGGTCTCGCATCCACAAAGAGTTTCTTTCTAGGTTTGTGGACAGTCAAACTCTGACAGCCAGACTTGAAGACTGGTTTGAATTGATATCAGAACAGTCTGGGAAAAAAAAGTCTGCGTTTGATGTTCCATTTGAGTTGATAGAACTTCAAAAGTTTGATTATGCATTGGAAGGGGTGTCATTTCAGCAGCTGGTTCGAATGCCCAATGCTGTCTATGCTTCAACGTCTGATGCTGCAGAAGCAACTGCTTATCTTGCCATTGAAGACTTTCTACATGCAAGTGTGAAGGGCTTGTGGGAGGCATTTTGGAGTCAGGATGATCCCATTCCTTTCTCAGTTGCTTGTCTATACAATGAAAACTTGAAATTCTACCAGGCTGAGAAAGCAATAGGTAATGGAAAGCTCAGTGGTCTTTGTGCCACTGGTGTATTACTTAACAACCCTAGACATCCACATGGAATGTGGGACCATGTTCTTGAACTGGCCCTTCTAAGGCCTCATATTAGAAGTGTTGCTGCAGGAAGTGACCAGAAACTCTCTTTATCTGTTCTGGGTGAGGCTCTCTTCTATGCTTTACGCATGCTGCTATCAAGAAGCTTGagcaaattgaatttttctgagAGTCCTAATTGTGCCTATGTTCTTCTTGTTGATTCTCAATATGGAGGGGTTGTAAAAGTTGAAGGAGATGTAGATAAATTGGAGTTTGATGTGTATAATGTTTATGACTGTTCTGtggattggataaaaaaacattgtaaagTCTCAGTCTCTCCTATTGATAGGATCTGGAACAAACTTGGAAATGCCAACTGGGGAGACATTGGTGCTCTACAGGTACTTTTTGCTACTTTCCATTGTATTGTACAGTATGCAGGGATGCCGAAGCACTCAATTGAAGATTTAGCAGCTGATCATGGTTCTCGCCTCCAAACAAGAAGAGTGGCAAGGCAGTTAGGGGATTCCAGAGTTAATGGCAACGGACTATTTCAGTTTCAGCAACAGAGTGCTTCTCCTGAAATCGTTGAAGTTCCAGATGAATCCATAAAAATAAAGTCTGAAGAGTTTATAATGAAGCTGGATGTAGGATCTGTACTGTGGTTGGAGGACTCAGACCAGCAAAAAGGTTATCAGATCAATGATGTCGTGCACAATAATGAACTGCGGTATTACATTGCATCGCCTGTTAAAGATCCTGGTAAATCTTTGTTTCTTTATGTTGGTTCTCATCCTTCTCAACTGGAACCGGCATGGGAAGATATGGATTTGTGGTTTCAAGTCCAAAGGCAAACTAAAATATTGACTGTTATGAGACAGAAAGGTTTATCTAGTAAATATCTACCACAGTTGAGTGCTTCTGGCAGGATTGTTCACCCTGGACGGTGTCAAAAACCCAGCTCAGGTGGGAACTGTGATCACCCATGGTGTGGTACCCCTATTCTTGTTACCAATCCTGTTGGCGAGACAGTTGCTGATATGGTAAATGCTGGCAGATTTGGTTTGGATGAGGCTATCAGGTGTTGTCATGATTGTTTATCTGCACTTTCTACTACTTCTTCTGCTGACATTCGGCATGGAGACATTCGGCCAGAGAACATAATTTGTGTGAGGTCTGGTGTGAGGCATCcttattttgttcttgttggTTGGGGTCATGCAATTCTTGAAGACAGGGATCGTCCTGCGATGAATCTCCATTTTTCATCTACCTATGCGCTTCAAGAGAGAAAATTGTGCTCAGCTTCAGATGCAGAGAGCCTGGTATATGTGCTCTACTTTGCCTGTGGTGGAGCTTTGCCTGATTTAGATTCGGTTGAGGGGGCATTGCAATGGAGAGAGACCTCATGGTCAAGAAGATTGATTCAGCTGAAGCTTGGTGAGGTATCAACTGTGTTAAAAGCATTTGCTGATTATGTAGACAGTCTATGTGGGACACCATATCCTATAGATTATGATATATGGCTAAGAAGGTTAAGGAGAAATATTCATGATGATGACCATGGAAAGCAAGCCGGCACATCTGGTTAG